In one window of Epinephelus fuscoguttatus linkage group LG20, E.fuscoguttatus.final_Chr_v1 DNA:
- the LOC125881126 gene encoding zinc-binding protein A33-like codes for MTQNDLAFRLTQAVIEAKEKQQPNEPSTATVREMQRDANSTITKDLSCPTNHKPSITCTPESLSVSNGGGNHFEPSAGHSNDLKSNQLQTPSRTIRLKREAFEKVKQFCDSSVEYIKRQRHDTEQKIRDEFWKLHQSLKTEEESRITELKKEENQKIHMMEKITEISRDTFSLSDTVKDMKDLRADDLFIQNFKTEMERAQNALPDPQLLPQALIDVPEHVENLQFRVLETMLSNVKHTPVVLDPNTASPWLSLSDDLTKVTVTDTCQERPGNLQCNSSYPHVLGWEGFDSGKHCWEMVVGNQAKWRLGVTERAKDRGDDEMWSTPQNGLYVIMKSKRGYTDIKGKLLKSATRPNKIRIELDYENGTVSFYDADNNTLILTYEETFTQRLYPYFAFVKTDDDDNDEGVKRKRKKVDSSGGFIQICQSKVSLTVT; via the exons ATGACTCAAAATGACCTTGCATTCAGGTTAACTCAAG CCGTAATAGAAGCAAAGGAGAAACAGCAACCGAATGAGCCATCCACCGCCACTGTgagagagatgcagagagaTGCAAATTCAACTATCACTAAGGATCTTTCTTGTCCAACGAACCATAAACCATCAATAACTTGTACTCCGGAGAGTTTGAGTGTATCCAATGGAGGGGGGAATCATTTTGAGCCATCAGCAGGACACAGCAATGATTTAAAGTCAAATCAG TTACAGACTCCTTCCAGGACCATCAGACTGAAGCGGGAAGCTTTTGAAAAGGTCAAACAGTTTTGTGATTCATCTGTTGAGTACATTAAG agacagagacacgaCACAGAGCAGAAGATTAGGGATGAATTTTGGAAGCTTCATCAGTCTCTCAAGACTGAAGAAGAATCCAGAataacagaattaaaaaaagaagagaatcAGAAGATTCATATGATGGAGAAGATCACAGAGATCAGCAgagacacattctcactctctgACACTGTGAAAGACATGAAAGACTTGAGGGCTGATGACTTGTTCATACAG aACTTTAAGACTGAAATGGAAAG AGCTCAGAACGCACTGCCAGATCCACAGCTACTTCCACAAGCACTGATAGATGTGCCTGAACATGTGGAAAACCTTCAGTTCAGAGTTTTGGAGACGATGCTGAGCAACGTAAAACACA CCCCTGTGGTTCTGGACCCCAACACTGCATCTCcatggctctctctgtctgatgaTCTGACCAAAGTGACAGTCACTGACACCTGTCAGGAGCGTCCAGGAAACCTACAGTGCAACTCAAGTTATCCACACGTTCTGGGCTGGGAGGGCTTTGACTCAGGAAAACACTGCTGGGAGATGGTGGTAGGAAATCAAGCCAAATGGAGACTGGGAGTCACCGAGAGGGCCAAAGACAGGGGGGATGATGAGATGTGGTCAACTCCACAAAATGGACTCTATGTTATTATGAAAAGCAAGAGAGGGTATACAGACATCAAGGGCAAACTCCTAAAATCAGCAACGAGACCCAACAAGATCAGAATAGAACTCGACTACGAAAACGGTACAGTGTCATTTTATGATGCTGATAACAACACACTAATATTGACCTATGAGGAGACATTTACTCAGAGGCTGTACCcatattttgcttttgttaaaacTGATGATGACGACAATGATGAGGGggtaaaaagaaagaggaagaaagtggACAGTAGTGGAGGCTTTATACAGATCTGTCAGTCAAAGGTTTCTCTCACAGTGACATAG